From Oenococcus sicerae, the proteins below share one genomic window:
- a CDS encoding DUF975 family protein, translating to MAFKGGNILQRSILKGEAKKLLTEHFFFFFLVFLPILLLEIVSYLSDPQESLPNMSNWFWIGLAADIISGFLLDGVMLFAIDLFRAKAAFDSPFAKAFTIFSKAEYVIADFLISLLSGFFIFCWMLLLIVPGLIKSLSYSQAFFIYRDQLDKGERISYLQAITASRKLMDGHKAEYFVMSLSFIGWIFLFSIPLGIANVQNAPLLLKIICGLIAVVATVWFIAYYHLSFANFYKTLAAENSGETND from the coding sequence ATGGCTTTTAAAGGAGGCAATATTTTGCAGAGATCTATTTTAAAAGGAGAGGCAAAAAAGTTATTAACTGAACATTTCTTTTTCTTTTTTCTCGTATTTTTACCAATCTTATTATTAGAAATTGTTTCATATTTAAGTGATCCTCAGGAATCATTGCCAAACATGAGCAATTGGTTTTGGATCGGATTGGCTGCAGATATTATTTCAGGTTTTCTGTTAGACGGCGTGATGCTTTTTGCGATTGATCTTTTCAGAGCTAAAGCAGCCTTTGATAGTCCTTTCGCTAAGGCTTTTACGATCTTTTCTAAGGCGGAATATGTGATTGCAGATTTCTTGATCAGCCTCCTTTCAGGCTTCTTTATTTTTTGCTGGATGCTTTTGCTAATTGTTCCTGGTTTGATCAAGTCACTTTCTTATTCACAGGCCTTTTTCATTTATCGTGACCAGTTGGATAAAGGGGAACGGATTAGCTATTTACAAGCTATCACTGCGAGCCGCAAACTCATGGATGGCCATAAAGCCGAGTATTTTGTCATGTCTTTAAGCTTTATCGGCTGGATATTTTTATTCTCAATTCCTTTGGGGATCGCAAACGTTCAAAATGCCCCGTTACTTTTGAAAATCATTTGTGGGTTGATCGCAGTTGTCGCAACAGTCTGGTTTATAGCCTATTATCATTTAAGCTTTGCCAATTTTTACAAAACACTTGCTGCTGAGAATTCAGGCGAAACAAACGATTAG
- a CDS encoding SDR family oxidoreductase yields MNEYSKTAIVTGASRGIGRQIALTLARDGFNIVVNYNGNAKAADDVVKEIEQLDGSVDAFAVQANVSQVADTAKLFDTAIAHFGHVDVLVNNAGLMITEPISKVTEDSFDKQFLVNVKGTYFMLKNAFEKLADNGSIINISTSVNGQMFPTYSVYAGTKGAVEQFTRQLAKEFGAKKINLNAIAPGPTGTELFLKGKSQAQIDGLASMNAFNRLGTPEDIAQAVQLLLSPQAKWINGQTIRVNGGFI; encoded by the coding sequence ATGAATGAATATAGTAAAACTGCAATTGTGACAGGCGCCTCGCGTGGTATTGGCCGGCAGATCGCCCTTACGTTAGCTCGGGATGGCTTTAATATTGTCGTGAATTACAATGGCAACGCAAAAGCGGCTGATGACGTTGTCAAGGAAATCGAGCAGCTCGATGGTTCAGTGGATGCTTTTGCTGTTCAGGCAAACGTTAGCCAAGTTGCTGACACGGCTAAATTATTCGATACAGCAATTGCGCATTTTGGTCATGTAGATGTTTTAGTTAATAATGCCGGTCTAATGATTACAGAGCCGATCAGCAAAGTGACCGAGGATAGTTTTGATAAACAGTTTCTTGTTAATGTTAAAGGGACTTATTTTATGCTGAAAAATGCCTTTGAAAAACTAGCAGATAATGGCAGTATTATCAATATTTCAACGTCTGTTAATGGCCAAATGTTTCCTACTTATAGCGTTTACGCGGGTACTAAAGGTGCTGTTGAACAATTTACACGCCAATTAGCTAAAGAATTCGGTGCGAAAAAAATCAACTTAAATGCGATAGCACCTGGACCGACCGGTACAGAACTATTCTTAAAAGGTAAGAGCCAGGCACAAATCGATGGGTTGGCTAGCATGAACGCTTTTAATCGACTTGGCACACCGGAAGATATCGCACAGGCTGTTCAGCTGCTTCTTTCACCGCAAGCAAAATGGATCAACGGCCAAACAATTCGTGTCAATGGCGGATTTATCTAA
- a CDS encoding SDR family oxidoreductase, translating into MTTEAKIILITGASSGFGALAARALADAGNIVYAGMRETADRNADKVQALKDYAEQHRAKLFAIEMDVNDQRSVDAAVSEILSDYGQIDVLIHNAGHMVVGAAEAFTPEQLADLYNVNVLSTQRVNRAVLPQMRERGTGLVVWVSSSSVKGGTPPYLAPYFAAKAGMDALAVSYAAELARFGVETSIIVPGSFTKGTNHFQHAGFPSDEAVQKAYDAKYAGLMDQVSEKLAALAPDDIDPKMVADEIVRVVALPAGQRPYRSHIDPADDGSAAVSKLADQTRKQFLTRIGLSDLLKTSPTAANHILN; encoded by the coding sequence ATGACGACAGAAGCAAAAATTATTTTAATTACAGGCGCTTCCAGCGGTTTTGGTGCACTGGCAGCGCGTGCATTAGCTGATGCTGGTAATATCGTTTATGCTGGTATGCGGGAAACAGCGGATCGTAACGCTGATAAGGTCCAAGCTCTCAAGGATTATGCTGAACAGCATCGTGCTAAGTTGTTTGCAATTGAAATGGATGTTAATGATCAACGGTCTGTTGATGCAGCTGTTTCAGAAATTTTATCTGATTATGGCCAAATAGATGTTCTGATTCATAATGCTGGACATATGGTCGTGGGTGCAGCTGAAGCTTTTACACCTGAACAGCTGGCTGATCTTTACAATGTTAATGTCCTCTCAACTCAGCGTGTGAATCGAGCGGTTTTGCCTCAAATGCGTGAGCGGGGAACTGGATTAGTCGTTTGGGTGTCTAGCTCAAGCGTCAAGGGAGGCACGCCGCCCTACTTAGCACCTTATTTTGCAGCTAAAGCTGGTATGGACGCTTTAGCAGTATCATACGCAGCTGAATTAGCACGTTTTGGCGTTGAAACAAGCATTATTGTGCCTGGATCCTTTACAAAAGGAACGAATCATTTCCAACATGCTGGTTTTCCGTCTGATGAGGCTGTTCAAAAAGCTTATGATGCAAAATATGCTGGTTTGATGGATCAAGTGTCAGAAAAGTTAGCTGCACTTGCGCCGGATGATATTGATCCGAAAATGGTTGCCGATGAAATTGTGCGAGTTGTCGCTTTACCAGCAGGGCAGCGTCCTTATCGAAGCCATATTGATCCAGCCGATGACGGATCAGCTGCCGTTTCAAAACTCGCTGATCAAACTCGCAAGCAGTTCTTGACGAGAATTGGTTTATCGGATTTGTTAAAAACAAGCCCAACTGCTGCAAATCATATTTTGAATTGA
- a CDS encoding DMT family transporter: MFAIIIGFTIGVGLPLQTAVNSRLRKAFSSPLLSSMTSFTIGTIFLAIATLLTKSSLGVSGALITSQPWWIWIGGLFGVIFLTGNIIIFPYLGGVQTVIMPIIGQIIMSMLIDNFGWFDSPTHSLGLVRIIGAVLVLIGVFLSISGARILALHHDKMGNDVRFDQPHIPFLWLWRTVGILTGMLSASQTAINGHLGIVLHSAVKASFISFLVGAAALWVIVLLVEHGYHFAPVLHRKSPSWMWIGGLIGAVFVLGNAYLVPLIGTGLTVVIVLLGQIVGSMLVDQFGWFGAQRNPIVLIKLLGILVMLFGVVLIKLF; encoded by the coding sequence TTGTTTGCTATTATTATTGGTTTTACTATCGGTGTTGGTTTGCCTTTGCAAACGGCAGTTAATTCGCGTCTGCGCAAAGCTTTTTCTTCGCCGTTACTGTCTTCAATGACATCTTTTACAATTGGCACGATCTTTCTGGCGATCGCAACACTTTTGACAAAGTCCTCTTTAGGCGTTAGCGGCGCTTTAATTACTAGCCAGCCTTGGTGGATCTGGATCGGCGGTTTGTTCGGTGTGATTTTTTTGACCGGCAATATTATTATTTTTCCCTATTTGGGCGGCGTCCAAACGGTCATCATGCCAATTATTGGTCAAATTATTATGAGCATGCTGATTGACAACTTTGGCTGGTTTGATTCGCCGACTCATTCTCTTGGATTAGTTCGTATTATTGGTGCTGTTCTGGTCTTGATCGGTGTTTTTTTGTCTATTTCTGGTGCTCGGATCCTGGCCTTGCATCATGACAAAATGGGAAATGATGTTCGCTTTGATCAGCCGCACATACCTTTTCTTTGGCTTTGGCGGACAGTTGGAATTTTAACCGGGATGCTAAGTGCCTCACAGACTGCGATCAATGGTCATTTGGGAATTGTTCTGCATTCGGCTGTTAAAGCTTCTTTTATCTCATTTTTGGTTGGTGCAGCTGCGTTGTGGGTGATCGTGCTGTTAGTTGAACATGGCTATCATTTTGCCCCGGTACTGCATAGAAAATCACCTTCATGGATGTGGATAGGTGGTTTGATCGGTGCTGTATTTGTATTAGGAAATGCTTACTTAGTTCCTTTGATCGGAACTGGTCTGACGGTCGTCATTGTTCTGCTGGGCCAAATCGTGGGCAGTATGCTTGTTGACCAATTTGGCTGGTTTGGTGCTCAGCGAAATCCGATTGTGCTGATTAAATTGCTAGGTATTCTGGTGATGCTTTTCGGTGTTGTTCTCATCAAATTATTTTAA
- the pdxS gene encoding pyridoxal 5'-phosphate synthase lyase subunit PdxS, whose product MAEMQKGGVIMDVVNAEQAKIAEEAGATAVMALERVPSDIRKAGGVARMADPAIVEQVQNAVSIPVMAKARIGHIVEARVLESMKVDYIDESEVLTPADDVYHIDKKAFTIPFVCGCRDLGEATRRIGEGAAMLRTKGEPGTGNIVEAVRHMRLVNSQVHKLLLMSPEEIMVFAKELGAPYEILLQIKKIGRLPVVNFAAGGVATPADAALMMELGADGVFVGSGVFKSENPAKFAKAIVEATTYYQDYGRIAELSKGIGEPMKGIDMSVLEASQHMQERGI is encoded by the coding sequence ATGGCCGAGATGCAAAAAGGCGGCGTCATTATGGATGTCGTCAACGCAGAACAAGCTAAAATAGCTGAAGAAGCTGGTGCGACGGCTGTGATGGCTTTGGAACGAGTTCCATCGGATATTCGCAAAGCTGGCGGTGTTGCAAGAATGGCTGATCCAGCGATTGTTGAACAAGTTCAAAATGCCGTCTCTATTCCAGTGATGGCTAAAGCACGAATCGGCCATATCGTAGAGGCTCGAGTCTTAGAATCAATGAAAGTTGATTATATCGATGAAAGTGAAGTTTTGACACCAGCTGATGATGTTTACCATATTGATAAAAAAGCATTTACGATTCCTTTTGTCTGTGGATGCCGCGATTTAGGCGAAGCGACTCGTAGAATCGGTGAGGGCGCTGCCATGCTGCGAACTAAAGGCGAGCCCGGAACTGGTAATATCGTCGAAGCGGTTCGTCATATGCGCTTAGTTAACAGTCAGGTTCATAAGCTGCTTTTAATGTCACCAGAAGAAATCATGGTATTTGCTAAAGAGTTAGGTGCACCTTATGAGATCTTGCTGCAGATCAAGAAAATTGGTCGTTTACCAGTGGTTAATTTTGCGGCTGGCGGCGTTGCAACACCTGCTGATGCGGCTTTGATGATGGAGCTTGGTGCTGATGGTGTCTTTGTTGGTTCAGGTGTCTTTAAATCTGAAAATCCAGCTAAGTTTGCCAAGGCAATTGTTGAAGCAACAACTTATTATCAAGATTATGGCAGAATTGCCGAGCTGTCTAAAGGGATCGGCGAACCGATGAAGGGGATCGATATGAGTGTGCTTGAAGCTTCTCAACACATGCAGGAACGCGGTATCTAA
- the pdxT gene encoding pyridoxal 5'-phosphate synthase glutaminase subunit PdxT, translating into MTVKIGVLALQGAVSEHMDALTDSGAQAVAVKHIDELNDLDGLVLPGGESTTMRRLMDRTGLFEAIKSFAASKAIFGTCAGLILMAQKIEGRQGPHLGLLDIDVKRNAFGRQVDSFEAQLKIEHVADDFDGVFIRAPYIKSVGPDVEILSTYDGHIVACRQEHFLTCAFHPELTGDTRFHRYFVHLVMENK; encoded by the coding sequence ATGACAGTTAAAATTGGTGTACTTGCTTTACAAGGCGCTGTTAGCGAGCATATGGATGCCTTAACTGACTCTGGTGCGCAGGCGGTTGCTGTTAAGCACATTGACGAATTAAATGATTTAGACGGATTGGTTTTACCTGGAGGTGAAAGTACAACGATGCGCCGGTTAATGGACAGAACTGGTTTATTTGAAGCGATTAAATCTTTTGCTGCTAGTAAAGCTATTTTTGGAACTTGTGCCGGTTTAATTTTAATGGCACAAAAAATCGAGGGTCGTCAAGGTCCGCATTTGGGTTTGCTGGATATTGATGTGAAACGTAATGCTTTTGGCCGCCAAGTAGATAGTTTTGAAGCACAATTAAAAATCGAACATGTCGCAGATGATTTTGATGGTGTCTTTATTCGTGCGCCATATATTAAAAGTGTTGGGCCGGATGTGGAAATTTTATCAACTTACGACGGTCATATTGTTGCATGTCGCCAAGAACATTTTTTGACCTGCGCTTTCCATCCGGAACTGACTGGTGATACACGCTTTCATCGTTATTTCGTTCATTTAGTCATGGAAAACAAATAA
- a CDS encoding DNA/RNA non-specific endonuclease yields the protein MKIEIKKIVTTFAVFSLALALQATAVYASSSQQAGLTGISQDPLRYSSKEQLLFSSRDKQGRAVNAHIQLKNSDEPKIKRAASLTFNPVGWHNYNFYFKENNGSIGRNWLMNRGHLVGYQFCGKNDEARNLVPETAYLNSGSLSGMDADNQSSMLYYEEHLDSWLAQHQSDRLDYQVTPLYKGGELIPRQIRLAYLGYNHRGQKIKIRFNSSLEDNSRSGATVVYLSNNSANATINYANGNAANTVKKVSAKPQIKTFLYGGATLTSNKISSYTIKVVKSNNAFVGYAKANQIVYVTGNGVSKVYWFSKDHLPKNTNMRAIKNFTIQNAVLAHKKLSQTQVK from the coding sequence ATGAAGATCGAGATAAAAAAAATCGTAACGACTTTTGCTGTTTTTTCTTTGGCACTTGCTTTGCAAGCGACCGCTGTATATGCCAGCAGCAGTCAGCAGGCTGGACTAACAGGCATCTCACAAGACCCATTACGATACAGCAGCAAGGAACAATTACTTTTTTCAAGCCGCGATAAACAAGGACGTGCTGTTAATGCTCATATTCAGTTGAAAAATAGCGATGAACCCAAGATAAAACGCGCAGCTAGCTTAACTTTTAATCCAGTTGGATGGCATAATTACAATTTTTATTTCAAAGAAAACAATGGCAGTATTGGCAGAAATTGGCTTATGAATCGTGGACATTTGGTTGGTTATCAATTCTGCGGTAAAAACGACGAAGCACGTAACCTAGTGCCAGAAACAGCCTATTTGAATAGTGGTTCATTGAGCGGCATGGATGCTGACAATCAATCGAGTATGCTTTATTATGAAGAACATTTAGATAGCTGGTTAGCACAGCATCAAAGCGATCGGCTGGATTATCAAGTCACACCGCTTTATAAAGGCGGTGAGTTGATACCCCGCCAAATTCGCCTCGCTTATCTCGGCTACAATCATCGTGGACAAAAAATCAAAATTCGTTTTAACTCAAGTCTCGAAGATAACAGCAGATCGGGCGCAACAGTTGTTTATCTGTCCAATAACAGTGCGAATGCTACGATCAACTATGCAAACGGCAACGCTGCTAATACTGTCAAAAAAGTCTCAGCCAAGCCGCAGATCAAAACTTTCTTATATGGCGGAGCGACTTTAACAAGCAACAAAATATCTTCATATACCATCAAAGTAGTCAAAAGTAATAACGCTTTTGTCGGCTATGCCAAAGCCAACCAAATTGTCTATGTAACCGGCAATGGTGTCTCCAAAGTATATTGGTTCAGTAAGGATCATTTGCCGAAAAATACAAATATGCGTGCTATTAAAAACTTTACGATTCAAAATGCAGTCCTAGCACATAAAAAACTATCGCAAACACAAGTAAAATAA
- a CDS encoding MarR family winged helix-turn-helix transcriptional regulator gives MTKNELILDLFDNLQKTAALYDGLIKQTDNYGTKAKLHSSELNMIAAVAEYPDSNLNKLSESLGITKGAVSKMVKKLVQKGLVTKQFAANSENEVAVNLTEMGQVAQRNHKLYEKKLNDEILTVYSSLTEKMLAEFSEKLLENQQLLKHLAQENSKS, from the coding sequence ATGACTAAAAATGAACTCATTCTGGATTTATTTGATAATTTGCAAAAGACGGCTGCGCTGTATGATGGCTTGATAAAACAAACTGATAATTATGGAACTAAAGCAAAGCTTCATTCTTCAGAACTTAATATGATTGCGGCTGTTGCTGAATATCCAGACAGTAATTTAAACAAACTGTCCGAGTCCCTTGGTATCACTAAAGGAGCTGTATCCAAAATGGTCAAAAAGCTTGTTCAAAAAGGTTTGGTTACTAAACAATTTGCTGCTAATTCGGAAAATGAAGTTGCTGTTAACCTGACTGAAATGGGGCAAGTTGCCCAACGGAATCACAAACTTTACGAAAAAAAGCTTAACGATGAAATTTTAACAGTCTATAGCTCGCTAACAGAAAAGATGCTGGCTGAATTTTCTGAAAAGCTGCTAGAAAACCAGCAATTATTGAAGCATTTGGCTCAGGAGAATAGCAAATCATAA
- a CDS encoding sensor histidine kinase, which produces MITLFLLLMQRVGTILILAFLLVNVPFFRKLLPKREQISAKLILIVIFAFFALLSNFTGVEITKNNNLVSTTFLTGLLPSDSIANTRTLVITVSGLVGGPIVGSVVGLIAGVHRVIQGNGSDIFYIASSIIIGWISGMIGRYYAKRRSYPSASVTALTGLGMEFIQMMFILLFSYTGFQLVRLIFFPMMILNSFGTWVFMSIITAYIHQEDQLKAVQTHDILELANKTLPYFSSGLTETSAQKAATVIQHYTNFDAIGITDSRNVLAHVGPGSDHHVPQRHVVTDLSKRVLASGHMEVAHSKEMIGCPVPGCPLAAAIVIPLVVDKKVAGTLKMYFTDSSKLTFVEEQLATGLASIFSSQLALGMAEEQSKLVRDAEIKSLQAQVNPHFFFNAINTISALMRTDTRKAHDLLLQLSTYFRTNLQGVRETEITLKQEEMHVQAYLSLEQTRFPNKYDVQFLIHSRDSVLLPPFTIQVLVENAIRHAFAGRKLGNRVTVSVSESDHLLHIIVSDNGLGIPTELLPKLGHEVVNSEHGSGTALENLNRRLIGLYGASAALQINSSSGGTSVGILIPRKLDKA; this is translated from the coding sequence GTGATCACTTTATTTCTTTTGTTAATGCAGCGGGTCGGAACGATTCTGATTTTGGCTTTTCTGCTGGTTAATGTTCCTTTTTTTCGAAAATTGTTACCCAAACGCGAGCAAATCAGTGCCAAATTGATTTTAATTGTTATTTTTGCGTTTTTTGCGCTATTGTCGAATTTTACAGGTGTTGAAATTACGAAAAATAATAATCTTGTTTCAACGACCTTTTTGACTGGTCTGCTGCCAAGTGATTCAATCGCCAATACACGGACTTTGGTGATCACAGTCTCTGGCTTGGTTGGCGGCCCGATCGTTGGCAGCGTTGTCGGACTGATCGCTGGTGTTCATCGAGTGATTCAAGGCAATGGGTCGGATATTTTTTATATTGCAAGTTCGATCATAATCGGTTGGATCTCTGGTATGATTGGCCGTTATTATGCCAAGCGTCGTTCCTATCCTTCGGCATCTGTAACGGCTTTGACTGGTTTGGGCATGGAATTTATTCAGATGATGTTTATTTTGCTTTTTAGCTACACGGGATTTCAGCTGGTACGTTTGATTTTCTTTCCAATGATGATTTTAAACAGTTTTGGTACTTGGGTCTTTATGTCTATCATCACAGCCTACATTCATCAGGAGGACCAGCTAAAAGCTGTCCAAACACACGATATTTTAGAATTAGCCAATAAAACATTGCCCTATTTTAGTTCTGGGCTGACTGAGACTTCAGCCCAAAAAGCAGCAACGGTGATTCAACATTATACGAATTTTGATGCGATCGGTATTACTGATTCACGGAATGTTTTAGCTCATGTTGGTCCTGGGTCTGATCATCACGTGCCGCAACGCCATGTGGTCACTGACCTATCAAAAAGAGTCCTTGCTTCTGGTCACATGGAAGTTGCTCATTCCAAGGAGATGATTGGCTGTCCGGTGCCTGGATGTCCTTTAGCGGCCGCCATTGTGATTCCATTAGTTGTTGACAAAAAGGTTGCTGGCACTTTGAAAATGTATTTTACTGATTCTTCGAAATTAACTTTTGTTGAGGAACAGTTGGCAACTGGTTTGGCTTCGATCTTTTCCAGCCAGTTAGCATTAGGAATGGCCGAAGAACAGTCTAAATTAGTTCGTGATGCCGAAATAAAGTCCTTGCAAGCACAAGTGAATCCCCATTTCTTTTTCAATGCGATCAACACGATCTCAGCTTTGATGCGAACGGATACTCGCAAGGCCCATGATCTTTTGCTGCAGTTAAGCACCTATTTTCGCACTAATTTGCAAGGTGTACGTGAAACAGAAATCACATTAAAGCAAGAAGAAATGCACGTTCAAGCCTATCTTTCATTGGAACAGACTCGTTTTCCAAATAAGTATGATGTTCAGTTCTTGATCCACAGCCGTGATTCTGTGTTATTACCGCCTTTTACAATTCAAGTTTTAGTAGAAAATGCAATTCGTCATGCTTTCGCTGGTCGCAAATTGGGCAATCGTGTGACGGTCAGTGTTAGTGAAAGCGATCATTTATTGCATATTATTGTGAGCGACAACGGTTTAGGAATCCCGACTGAATTATTGCCAAAATTAGGTCATGAAGTCGTGAATTCCGAACACGGCAGCGGCACGGCTTTAGAAAATTTAAATCGTCGCTTAATTGGGCTTTATGGTGCTTCTGCCGCACTACAGATCAATAGCAGCAGCGGCGGTACTAGCGTTGGTATACTAATTCCGAGAAAGCTGGACAAGGCATGA
- a CDS encoding LytR/AlgR family response regulator transcription factor, with product MNILVVDDEPLARDELSYLLKQNLLVDAVDQADSIATAISKLLKGKIDVIFIDISLNDENGFELADELKKLAQPPLIIFATAFDSFAVKAFDIDAIDYILKPFEQMRIDQALEKAQIAMIALQTKKIPDNAKTVSSLLSITNEDKTTVIKQSDLVMASVDNNTLTLVTMTGRYETHQTLGWLINRLNSNNFLQIHRSILVSINAISQIEPWFNHTYQLKLITGQEVPVSRSFIKHVKQVLMM from the coding sequence ATGAATATTTTAGTCGTAGATGATGAGCCTTTGGCACGTGATGAATTAAGTTATCTATTGAAGCAAAATTTGCTGGTTGATGCGGTCGATCAAGCTGATTCGATTGCGACAGCCATTAGTAAGCTGTTAAAGGGAAAAATTGATGTGATATTTATTGATATTTCTTTAAATGACGAAAATGGTTTTGAACTGGCTGACGAATTAAAAAAATTGGCCCAGCCGCCTTTAATTATTTTTGCAACTGCTTTTGACAGCTTTGCTGTGAAGGCTTTTGACATTGATGCGATTGATTACATTTTAAAGCCATTTGAACAAATGCGTATCGATCAGGCCTTAGAAAAAGCTCAAATAGCTATGATCGCTTTGCAGACAAAAAAAATACCAGATAATGCTAAAACGGTATCATCGCTGCTTTCAATTACCAACGAAGACAAGACAACTGTCATCAAACAGTCTGATTTAGTGATGGCTAGCGTCGACAATAATACATTGACACTAGTTACGATGACTGGCCGCTATGAAACTCATCAAACGCTGGGCTGGCTGATCAATCGTTTAAACTCAAATAATTTCCTTCAAATTCATCGTAGTATCCTCGTCAGCATTAATGCGATCAGCCAAATCGAGCCATGGTTTAATCATACCTATCAATTGAAACTCATTACTGGTCAAGAGGTACCAGTCAGCCGATCTTTTATTAAGCATGTTAAACAAGTTTTGATGATGTAA
- a CDS encoding CidA/LrgA family protein: MIENKQTASKLKVVEAKTKSAPILVQMGIYSAVLFVSWLISEWMALTFPKFPMPTPVIGLVILYALLTFHVVKIEWVDSFGSLMISLIGFMFVPSGIQLAGTLDLLKTEGWPLIVVIVLSTVILLVVVAYTTRLFMWIRVHWFHGDTEVSKENQ; encoded by the coding sequence ATGATTGAAAATAAACAGACGGCATCTAAGCTTAAAGTGGTTGAAGCGAAAACAAAATCAGCACCGATTTTGGTTCAAATGGGGATCTATTCAGCTGTTTTATTTGTTTCTTGGCTAATTTCTGAATGGATGGCTTTAACATTTCCGAAATTTCCAATGCCAACGCCGGTTATTGGCTTAGTCATTTTGTATGCATTGCTGACTTTTCACGTGGTCAAGATTGAATGGGTCGATAGTTTCGGCAGCTTAATGATCAGCTTGATCGGTTTTATGTTTGTTCCTTCCGGCATCCAACTGGCGGGCACACTGGATCTTTTAAAAACAGAAGGCTGGCCGCTGATCGTTGTCATTGTTTTGTCAACTGTTATTTTGCTGGTTGTTGTTGCTTACACCACACGTTTGTTCATGTGGATTCGTGTTCACTGGTTTCATGGTGATACAGAAGTCAGCAAGGAAAATCAATAG
- the lrgB gene encoding antiholin-like protein LrgB, with protein sequence MAYFVTPFFGIFLSVAVYLLGQWLFKKTKGFFLFQPLFVGMVLGVLILMLLAKMVGTTTANFYTTAYQPGGNIIFWFLNPATIAFAVPLYKRNDIVKKFWLEILLSLVIGLFVSLFVILGVSKLFGLNKVGVASMLPQEATTAIALPLSTAIGGNSAITAMACILNAVIIFALGGWLVRFFHLNSDPIGTGLGLGTAGHTVGSAYALQLGSAQGSMAAIAVVIIGVVADLVVPTFANLFM encoded by the coding sequence ATGGCCTATTTTGTCACACCATTCTTTGGTATCTTTTTATCAGTTGCAGTTTATTTGTTAGGCCAATGGCTTTTCAAGAAGACAAAAGGGTTTTTTCTCTTTCAGCCTTTATTTGTTGGTATGGTACTAGGAGTGCTGATTCTCATGCTGCTGGCCAAGATGGTTGGCACAACAACAGCCAATTTTTACACGACAGCTTATCAGCCGGGCGGCAATATTATTTTCTGGTTCTTAAATCCAGCGACGATCGCTTTTGCCGTACCTTTGTACAAACGCAATGATATCGTCAAGAAATTCTGGTTAGAAATTTTGCTTTCGCTCGTGATCGGTTTATTTGTTTCCTTGTTTGTCATCTTAGGTGTGTCGAAATTATTTGGTCTGAACAAAGTAGGTGTCGCTTCAATGCTGCCGCAAGAAGCAACTACTGCGATCGCATTGCCTTTATCGACAGCGATCGGCGGCAATTCGGCGATTACAGCAATGGCATGTATCTTGAACGCTGTTATCATTTTCGCTTTAGGCGGCTGGCTCGTGAGATTCTTCCATTTGAATTCCGATCCAATTGGTACAGGACTTGGGTTGGGTACGGCCGGTCATACGGTCGGTTCCGCTTATGCGTTGCAACTGGGCTCAGCTCAAGGATCAATGGCTGCGATTGCAGTGGTTATCATTGGTGTTGTAGCTGATCTGGTCGTGCCAACTTTTGCCAATTTATTTATGTAA